The Planktothrix agardhii NIES-204 genomic interval ACAACAGCTAACCTACATATCCTAATTTAACCCCTATCTGTATTGTTTAAATGGATTCAAAAATTATGTCTTTCCCATCTAGCAATGATAATATTGATCAAGCTAAAAATAGTATATTTTCTTCTTTCAAAGAAGGATTTATATTACAGTTATCTGATGTGATTAAATGGTTGGGGCGAATCAGCGTTATAGCTATACCAATTTTAATTTTATGGTTTTCCAAAGGAACAAGTGGTGGCGATTATTGTATGATGAGTTCCCCAAATTTCCCAATTATAGGAGGAGGATTTATAGCATTAGGACTAGCTTTGATATTAGGAAACCCCTTGATTGCTATTGTAGCAGGAACCTTGTTAGGAGTAATTCTTAATATTCCTTTTGTTCAGCAGTTCTTGCAGTTCTTGTGTAAGTAGATGTAAGTTAATGTAACTTGAGGGAAACAACATGAATGTAGTACAACTAAAGAATATATCCAAAAGTTTTAATCAATCTCTATTCAAAAGAAAAGAGATATTAACAGAGATTAATCTTAATATTCAACAAGGTGAGTTTGTTGTTTTAAAAGGGGCAAATGGTTCGGGAAAAACCACTTTACTTAATCTAATTTTAGGACTTTTAGCACCCACCCAAGGAGAAGTTAACTTATTTGGGGAAAATCCCAAAAGTTTTCACTCAAAAACCCGCCTTGGTGTAGTTTTACAAAAAGTTTCCCTTCCTAAAAATTTAACGGTGAAAGAATTAGTAAACTTATTAAGAAGTTATTATCCTAATCCTTTATCAACTGAAGAAATTTTAAGCACAGTTAATCTCAAATTAAAAGAGAATAATTGGGCTTCAAAATTGTCTGGGGGTGAAGAACAAAGGTTATTTTTTGCTTTAGCTTTAGCAGGTAATCCAGAATTATTAATTTTAGATGAACCCACCAGAAATTTAGATGAAGAAGGATTTATTGAATTTTGGGAACAAATCAAAATTTGTCGTGAAAAAAATATTACTATCCTAATGGTGACAAATAACCAAGCAGATTTTACATATTTAGATAACTTAGTTACTAAATATGTAATTTTGAAAGAGGGTAAATTAGAAGAAAATATTATTAAAACAGTTTTGGTAGAAGAAAAGGAATCATCCAAATTCAAGGAAACAAACAAAAAAATTAATTATACTTATCTTTTGTTAAAACAGACTTATGCTGAATTATTACAGCTTGTGAGAACACCATTGTATTTATTGGGGATTTTTCTGCTTCCTTCTCTAATTGTCTTTTTCCCCATGAATCAAAAATCCGCTAAAGTCATGTTAATATTTTTTTGTGGACTAATGTTACTAATATTAGCAATTGAAAGGTTAGGAAAAAGAATTGCTATTGAACGAGTAGAAGGATGGTTAAAGTTATTAAAAGTTACCCCACTTCCTCCTAGTGTATTTTTCAGGGCTAAAATTATTATTACTTTGTTACTTTCGACGATTATTTTATCATTAATGTTTGTTTTTGGATCATTCAAACTAGGAATTGATGAGACTTTAATAAATTGGTTGGCGATGTTTTTGTGTTTGCTTTTAGGCATAATTCCTTTTGCTATTTTTGGTTTAGCAATGGGTTATTTGTTTAATCCTAAAAGCCTTGATTCTATCGTTGGTTTATCTGTTCCATTTGCTGTGTTAACTTGTGGTTTACCAATTTCAAAAGCAAAATGGTTTAGCGATGTAATAGATTTTTCTCCTGTGTATCACTATGGTCAATTAGTTTTGTACAGTGCTAATATAAAAAACGATAATAATATCATATTACATCTTGTATTTTTAGGAATATTTAGTTTGATTTTTTATCTTGTATCTATTTGGGCTTATAAAAAAGATCAATCTTTGAATTAAAAAAACTTAAATTCCTCATTTTCTATTAATTCTTTGGCATAAAGGCTTAGTTGTTTATCACCACTAATAAACCAGATTAAAATATGAGTATCAAGTAAATATTTCATTACATATAATCCTTGAAATCTTCTAAGGGCTCATCAAAATCAGGTGACATTGAAATTAAACCTTTTGCACTCCCGAATTTTCTTTGTCCCGCAGGAGTGATATTAAACGTCTTTTTAACCTCATTCGTCAAAGCATTAGATGGGCTTAGTTCAGAATTGTTAGAAATAGTAATTTGTTGCATTAATTGTTGTAATAACCATTGTTTATCCTCAAGGGATAACTGGTTAATTTTTTCGGCAAATTCACGAACTTCTAAAGATGGCATAATAACTTACCAAAACTATTAATAAACCTGCTCTATTTTAGCACGATTAGACTTTATTTCTGGGCTAGGATGGCTTTTGCTTGTTGCCAAAGAGCTTCTAATTCCTCTAAACTGTATTCTGATAAGGGGCGATCGCAATATTCCTCAACCTTGGATAACCGTTTAATAAAACGATGATTAGTTTCCTGTAACCCAATATGGGGATCTAAATTATACCAACGGGCTAAATTAATTAAGACAAATAAAATATCCCCTAATTCTGCTTGTTGATGCTCTTTATCCGATCCTTGAATTGCTTCTTTAAATTCAGCAACTTCTTCCTCAAATTTATCCCAAACCCCCTCAATATTATCCCATTCAAAACCGATAGATGCAGCTTTTTGAGAAATTTTCATTCCGGCAATTAACGGGGGTAATTGTCGCGCATAACGGCTTAATTTAGAACTAAAAGTTTTAGTTTCGGGTGTTTCTCCTCGCTCATTTGATTTGATTTCTTCCCAATTTTGCCTAACTTCTTCGACACTATTAACTTCCACTGCCCCGAATACATGAGGATGGCGACGAATTAATTTTTCTGTAATATTATTGGCAATTTCTTCTAAGGAAAATTGATTTGATTCCCCGGCAATTTGGGCTTGTAAAATTACTTGTAATAGTAAATCCCCTAATTCATCAGCAA includes:
- a CDS encoding ABC-transporter ATP-binding protein, coding for MNVVQLKNISKSFNQSLFKRKEILTEINLNIQQGEFVVLKGANGSGKTTLLNLILGLLAPTQGEVNLFGENPKSFHSKTRLGVVLQKVSLPKNLTVKELVNLLRSYYPNPLSTEEILSTVNLKLKENNWASKLSGGEEQRLFFALALAGNPELLILDEPTRNLDEEGFIEFWEQIKICREKNITILMVTNNQADFTYLDNLVTKYVILKEGKLEENIIKTVLVEEKESSKFKETNKKINYTYLLLKQTYAELLQLVRTPLYLLGIFLLPSLIVFFPMNQKSAKVMLIFFCGLMLLILAIERLGKRIAIERVEGWLKLLKVTPLPPSVFFRAKIIITLLLSTIILSLMFVFGSFKLGIDETLINWLAMFLCLLLGIIPFAIFGLAMGYLFNPKSLDSIVGLSVPFAVLTCGLPISKAKWFSDVIDFSPVYHYGQLVLYSANIKNDNNIILHLVFLGIFSLIFYLVSIWAYKKDQSLN
- a CDS encoding MazG family protein — translated: MSNTENITLNPTLIALQNLIDVVAKLRSPEGGCPWDLEQTPETLVPYIIEEAYEVVDAIRSGDQNAIADELGDLLLQVILQAQIAGESNQFSLEEIANNITEKLIRRHPHVFGAVEVNSVEEVRQNWEEIKSNERGETPETKTFSSKLSRYARQLPPLIAGMKISQKAASIGFEWDNIEGVWDKFEEEVAEFKEAIQGSDKEHQQAELGDILFVLINLARWYNLDPHIGLQETNHRFIKRLSKVEEYCDRPLSEYSLEELEALWQQAKAILAQK